The following are encoded together in the Marmota flaviventris isolate mMarFla1 chromosome 18, mMarFla1.hap1, whole genome shotgun sequence genome:
- the LOC114083034 gene encoding SIGLEC family-like protein 1 has product MSPLLRGLPQLEPTPARLLNSSCSLEKTLQCSCSFHGIPTPSVQWWVGGVPVGVNSVDGGLQVTSTTLGPWANSTINLAKEPEMGTSLLCEGKNQNGTHAVSILLMSGRSPLAPQIFLKGLLQGVVYGSMAVTLLFLCLLPFIVKHIRKKNAKKTAKIKAQKNPEVSRPEPKMSPKKAEPGKSITTPSSENQILLLPGKAS; this is encoded by the exons CACCCGCCAGGCTGCTCAACTCCTCTTGCTCCTTGGAGAAAACGCTGCAGTGCAGCTGCTCCTTCCACGGGATCCCCACGCCCTCTGTGCAGTGGTGGGTGGGCGGTGTCCCTGTGGGTGTGAACAGCGTGGATGGCGGCCTCCAGGTGACTTCCACCACCCTTGGCCCCTGGGCCAACAGCACCATCAACCTGGCCAAGGAGCCAGAAATGGGCACAAGCCTTCTCTGTGAGGGCAAGAACCAAAACGGAACCCATGCTGTGAGCATTCTACTGATGTCAG GAAGGAGTCCTTTGGCTCCCCAGATCTTTCTGAAAGGGCTGCTCCAGGGTGTTGTCTATGGATCTATGGCAGTCACATtgctcttcctctgcctcctccccttcAT AGTGAAGCATATCAGAAAGAAGAATGCAAAGAAAACTGCAAAGATCAAAGCACAAAAGAACCCTGAAGTCAGTAGGCCAGAACCCAAGATGTCTCCAAAGAAGGCTGAACCAGGGAAATCCATAACCACCCCATCTTCTGAGAACCAGATTTTG CTCCTTCCAGGAAAAGCAAGCTAA